From the Bacillus sp. FJAT-22090 genome, the window GGTTAAACTAAGAATTTCTTGAGGTGTTCCGATATTTCGTCCGAATAAGATAACCCCGCCAATATGATATTCATGGATCAAATGCTTAATTTCCTCTGATATAGTAGTTCCTTTGAAACCCGCAATCAACATACGACCTACTTTTTTCTTTAATTCCACGTTGTATCTACCTCCCTTAAGATATTGGAAACCCTGGAATATGCCCTTCTTTCCTGACATGAAGACCTTTTGAGTTTTGTAACGTTTGGGCAAACGTAGTGCGAGCAAGACAGCCTCTCATCGTCCCTAATGCCTTATAGTAATCGTAATATCTGAAACTTGTAGAATTCATGATGAACCAATAGCAGGACAACGCTTCTAAATAAGTTTCAAATGAATCAGTCACATCCACATATATATCTGGTTCGTAACCTTCCATGTCCTCCCAGTTTTCACTATGGAAAACCCTGCGGAGTCCATGCGGAGGTAGGCCCTCCAAATCAAAGCCAGGCAAAGAAGCTTTTAACCAAGCGTCCTGTACAATTAGTTGACAAAGCCGATGATCGGGATGCATACTGTTGATCCAATGTGTGATGACAAAATCAGGTTTTTCCTTGCGGAATATTGTAGCTACTTCCTTCACAATCTCCTCATTAAATGTCAACTCTGCGTCCTTATGACCCAGGTTAATACTCGTTCCACCCAGTAATTTGGCGGCTTTCTCTGCTTCCTGTATCTTCTGTTCCCGATATTCATCCACTGTTAAATGTGCGGCCCCCCCCTTCTCCCCGGCTGTAAGATGCAGGAATGTCACCTTGTACCCGGCTTGGGCATATTTAT encodes:
- a CDS encoding PIG-L deacetylase family protein → MHLMVVGAHCGDGEIQAGAIAHKYAQAGYKVTFLHLTAGEKGGAAHLTVDEYREQKIQEAEKAAKLLGGTSINLGHKDAELTFNEEIVKEVATIFRKEKPDFVITHWINSMHPDHRLCQLIVQDAWLKASLPGFDLEGLPPHGLRRVFHSENWEDMEGYEPDIYVDVTDSFETYLEALSCYWFIMNSTSFRYYDYYKALGTMRGCLARTTFAQTLQNSKGLHVRKEGHIPGFPIS